A stretch of DNA from Dokdonia sp. PRO95:
AGTATGACTGTGTGTTAAGGTAACAGTAGAGTTTCCTGGGAAGCCTTTACGCCCCATTAATATACTCATAGGTCTACCTACAATGTGGCTACGTCCTATAACCACGGTATGTTTTCCCTTAGTCTCTACACCGTAGCGATCCATAAGCTCAAGGATACCAAAAGGCGTTGCAGGGATAAATGTACTCATATCAAGAGACATCTTTCCAAAGTTTGTAGGGTGAAAACCATCTACATCCTTATCTGGATCTACTGCTAGTAATACTTTTTGAGTATCGATCTGAGGTGGTAGTGGTAGCTGCACTATAAAACCATCGATATCTTCGTTCTGGTTAAGCTCTTCAATTTTATCTAGTAATTCAATTTCACTAGTAGTGTTTGTCATGCGTACCATAGTAGACTCAAAACCTACACGCTCACAAGCACGTACTTTGCTCCCTACATATGTGAGAGAAGCTCCATCATTACCTACAATCACAGCAGCAAGATGAGGAACCTTCTCACCATTTGCTTTCATTTTATCAACTTCGGCTTTGATTTCGTTTTTAATGTCATTTGATGTTTTCTTCCCGTCAAGAATAGTCATAGGTAATAGCGTTATGGTTTAGTTTGTATTTGTAAAATTAAAAAGGCACCCGTTAAGGCGCCTTTTTAGGATAATTTTATTTCATTTGATTCATCATCTGCATCATCTTGCGGCCTCCGCCTCCTTGCATCATTTTCATCATCTTACTCATCTGATTAAATTGTTTGAGTAGCTGATTTACTTGTTGCACAGATGTACCAGAACCTTTCCCTATACGTTTTTTACGACTGGCGTTTATCGTAGCGGGATTTTCACGCTCACTAGGCGTCATAGAGTGTATGATTGCCTCTATATGCTTAAAAGCATCATCATCTATATCTACATCT
This window harbors:
- a CDS encoding tetrahydrofolate dehydrogenase/cyclohydrolase catalytic domain-containing protein, giving the protein MTILDGKKTSNDIKNEIKAEVDKMKANGEKVPHLAAVIVGNDGASLTYVGSKVRACERVGFESTMVRMTNTTSEIELLDKIEELNQNEDIDGFIVQLPLPPQIDTQKVLLAVDPDKDVDGFHPTNFGKMSLDMSTFIPATPFGILELMDRYGVETKGKHTVVIGRSHIVGRPMSILMGRKGFPGNSTVTLTHSHTKNITQITSQADIIITALGVPGFLKAEMVKDGAVIVDVGITRVPDETRERGYYITGDVDFEPVSKKASFITPVPGGVGPMTIAMLLKNTLLARERHRAMSKKK